The genome window atctcagcagcactgggacatATGATGCTGGGCCATCAGCAGGAGCCAGCTGTGCTTTAGGGACCCTGCACAATGTTCAGTGGGACTCTGCTGAAGCAGTTGGCATCACAAGGGCCTTGCTGGAACTCACATCTGCAACATGCAGTCGAGCTCCACGCTTTCAACAGACTTGTTGGTTGCACCAGCCAACCTTGTCCggcctgtgccacagctggagAGCAAACTGCACAGGGCACTGATGGGCTGCAGGTACCTCCTGGCTTCTCCACCTCCCCACCTGCTAAGAGGATTAAGGGCAGAGCAAGGACAGAGTGAGGGGTAAGCAGGGCAAGCACGGATACAACCTCTTTGGGAAGCTCCTGGCTGAGATTAGAGACACAGACAGGAGCCCTGCTCCCGAAGCACCTCTCACCATCCGGTCTTTGCTTTAAAGTGGGGGGCACAGTGGGCTTCCTTGccaaacccacagcacagctgtgctctgttCTACCTTCCCAAGAAGGACATGTCCCCAAACTGCCCCTGACACTGTttgctctgcctggagcaggcagggtggAACTGAGGTCTTAAAACTGGAACAATAGTTTGGGCTTTCCTCagcaaggagagcagggaaCTGGGGTGTGGATGGGAGGTaccaggctgggctctgaacTCATCTCCTCCCCAGTTTCAGCTCTGGGTGCTTTAGGTGTGGCAGTCTTTAACATACTTCTGGAAGACAGCTATAGAGAGAGAGGCTTTGTTTGGGTAACTGCAAGCTCTGCTCAGAGATGTTCTTGCACCAGCCAGTACCTGCCAAGAGCTGGCTGGTTTCTGACGGTGGCAAGCAGGGGCttcccctgcagcaggcagggctctgcccctcagGTATCTTCAGTGTTTTTCCCATTCTTCACTAAAGAGATGGTTGACTTCTGACTCTTTAGCCTAGAATTCTCCTTGTTTGCTATTTGCATCTCTCTCTGGTTGCTGATGCAGGGTCTAACTATGTTCTGAGCATCGATGAAAATGTTTCCTGAGCAATTCTTGTAATCGTGTGACTTCTGATGTTGTCTGAAAACATTTGCAAGGCTTTCTTAGATGTGTGGGTAACATCCCTGCAAGAGAGGGGTTGCCTCAGGACAAATCCAGCCAGAGTGagctcagcctctgctgtgTGCTTTCAGGCTGCTGCTACCAGCATCTGGCAGGCTGCTGAGCAGTTAGGCACTGACAAGATGCAGCTGATTGGTGCTCCCTGGATTTAGCCAGATGTTCTTAAGCATTTCAAAAAAGCTTAGACATCTGTTTGGGCATTTCAGATCAGAGGCACGTGGGGATGCGCAGCTCCCAATGACTCACGGCTCTCTTGTCAGTTATTCCCACTCTGATTGCCCAACAAAACAGCCTCTGAGTGGGTATTTTCACTGTGAACACACATTTGCAGCATTGACAAATCAGGGACATTTCACTCTCAACTCTCCACCACCATGGAACATAAACTGATCCATGATTTTGCACCCCTGAGTACCACCAGATCGTTATATGAATCTTCAGAATTTGGGTGAACTGCACAGCCTgacatgctgctggctgcctAGCTCTGCTTCCAAGCATGCTGAAGGCATTTGTGCTATAAATGCCCCAGAATTAATTTGCACCGTGGAATTAAGGAGGGTTCCAGGACACACCCAGTGAGAAGTGACTCCCTGGCATCCACTGCATGTTACAATGAACACCTTGGTGAAGATTTTCACAGGGAACATGATACCATCACTCCTTTTCACTCCAATTAACTTCTGGGGCTCAAATTTTGATGCCTTAGTGCTACCAATTACTCTCTCACTCTCATGGACTGTCTGCATCAGCATGGTCTGTGTTATCTAGTGATCTCTGAGGTCACTCAAAGGACATTTATACCACAGAGAGGCATTTCCAGAGTTATCCAGTCACCACAGAATCCTCTGCAGGTTCAGCAGCACTTATTACCTGGGgcatttctgtggggaaaaaaaaaaccacaacacaaAACTCAATATTTTCCCATCAACTTGATTAAACCCACTCTGATCCTCTGGCTCAGCCATTTAATCAGGTCTCAAAAATGTGTTGCTTAGACACCAGCACAGGCTTTGCAGTAGTGCTCTTGCAATCAGTCACTTTTCACATGCTCATCAGTGAAGGTGACACTTTCCAGGTGACTCAGGCACAAAGAAAGGCTATTGTGGGTGGATGATTTAGGTCCAGCTTTCAATTTTCAGATCAAGCTGAGAGATGACAGcacttttcagtgaaaaatcaTTAAGTCGGAGTGCTGAGGCAGATGCAGGGCTGGTTCTGCACCACAGTGGATGCTTTGAGTATTTTGGAAGGGGTAGGACACATTATTCTTTGTAGTAAGGCCAGACATCAGTGAAGTCACTGTAGATTCCAATCAAACCCTCCAAGGTGCTCCAAGCTCTCCCTGCACCCTCACTATTAATTTCATAAAGCTTTGAGATCAGATCAAACCAGTGAAGGTAATGCAGAGCCAGGATGGAGAAGCAGCCCTGTGTCAGGCAGGGCTTTcaacacagccctggggcacaaCTGTGCTTGAGGGGCTTGACACAAAGGACAGGACtgagttttcctgcttttttttcagtgatcTCCAAAGAGGATAGGAAAGTTTGGGCTCGTCTCTGGAGGGTTTCCTCCACCAGGGTTTCCTCCAGAGATTCTCCGGTGTTTTTCAAGAAGCCTTGGATGGCTGCCAGAGACCTGGCTCACTCAAGGATCACATCAGCACCTAAGCCCACCAGGAGGGAGGACCTGGCCAAGCTCTTTGCTGGTTTTCCTGCTTCAGCCCCCAAAGTCTCTCCTGGTTGTGCCTGGATGGTGTCTTTCACCAGCAGGACACCAAGCTGGAAGGGGCCCTCTCTGTTCTTCAGCAGAACCCCTCTGCCAAGACTGGCAAGcgcagcaggaacagcacttATGCCCCACTGCCCTTTCCTCGGGGGGACCCCCGGGAGCCCCACTGAGGGGATGCTGCTCCCCGAATGCCCCACGAGTGCACCcgccaggcagcacagccccatctATGCAAATCTATGCAAATATGCGCAATGCACGCAAATCTGTGAAAGCGCTAAGGCAGTCTCGGGCGGGGCGGCCCGCCCCGGAGCGCCGGTGCCGCCCCCGGTAtaaggcggcggcggcggggccgtcCCGGAGCGCGGAGCTGCGGCAGTCCCGGGACAGGAGGCTCGTGCGGCAGCGGCGGCATCATGGTGAGTGCCAGCCCCGGCTGCTCCCTCCCCCCGGTCCCGCCGGTGCTCCCCGCAGCGGGCCGGGCTCTCCGCGCCTTCCCGGAGGGCTCTGCCCGGAGCCCAGCAATGCGGGCAGCTGGCCACGGGAATGCCCGCCGTGCTCCCCTGCCTTTGCCTGGCTTCAGCctcttcctgagctgctccctccccggCTCTCAGCAGCCCCCCTTCTTCAGGCATCCCCTTGTACCCGTGGCAAGGAGGCCACCAGCGAGTCCCCCGGCTGCGGGGACGCCACGTCTCATCCCTCTGCCACTTTGAGTAGTGTCGGTTCCTGCCCGTGTCCCGCGGTGCCATCCCCGGTGCGGGGAGTCTGCCAGCCCCCCACGCTGCCGGCCCACAGCTGAGCTCCGGCAGTAAGCTGTGGCTTCCTTCACCCACTGCCTGCTCCAAGGGTGGGCATCACGGTGGGTGGGcttccaggctgccctgccGCCGTGGTCCTGCGGCCATCTCTGCCTCATGagctctccagctgccctggagaGCATCCCAGCCCCAAGGTTTCCCGGGCACCCTGCCTGCTGTCCCGCGGATCTgcactcccagcccttcctgtgcCAGACTTTGCCGTGGAGAAGGCAGAGTCTactggctggagagcagcagtgctgtgtcctggtgctgctgggctctgcccagcctggtgtCAGCGCTGGGTCCCACAGAGCCGGTCTGGCTGCTGCTTGTTGTTGGGCTGAAGTGCAGTGAGCAGCATAACCCTCTGCCACCCCCATGCTAAATCACAGGGTCCCTTGCCGGGGAGCAGTCCTCTCTCATCTCCTCTTCCTTGATGTGCTTGCATCTGTGCCAAGTGTTTTCTGTGCCCTTCTGTAGAGGATCTTGGAAGACTTACCTCAGGTCTTAAGTCCTCAGGTCTTACCCTTAGCTTCTTGTGTTACACAACATTTATGGACCTGCTGGGAGGGATAGGTGGGGTATTGCTTTGCTATTGTTGCACCTCAGCTTTGGGAAAGGTGAGGACATGGCCTTCTGCCTCTCACCATGGCTATCAAGGGCTAATTTTTTTGCCATCCTTCACTGTCTCTGCTGGCTCTGAAAGGCAGCACCGAGAGCACTTTAGGTGCAGAGAGCCAGGACATGCTGCATCCTGTGCAACTTTGTGGGACAGCAGCCAttgccctgctcctgcaaaaTGGCTGGTTCCACCAGCTTCCTGCCAGCTGACTCATACTGGGGCACCAGGCTCTGGGAATCCGCCTTGATTTGGATGCTCCTCTGACTCAGTTGTGCCTGATGACACATCCAAATCCCTGGCAACAGCAGGTCTAAGACACTGAATACTTTCATTCTTACCAAAAGAactgcaggctctggggtgcCTCCTCTGAAGGGAGTGAGGTGGTAGAGTCCACCATCACCTGGCTTCTCCTGGGGGACCCTTGAAGCTGTGAGCTAGGAGACCCTCCCACCTCAGCCTTTCTGTTGACTTAAAAAGTGCAGCTAACGCTTCCTCCCCCTCTAGAGCTAATTTAGGGAAGCTGAGCCTCAGAGCATGGCAACCATTCATGTTTGTAAATCCCCCCTCTTGCTGGGCACCCATCCTCAGTGCCCTCAGTTCCCAGTGTCCTGGAGGTGCTCAGCCATCTCAGCCTCCAGCTCTGTTGTTGGAATAGCaacaggggctgtgccagatGCTGCAGGGCCTCAGCCCTTATGCCACATGGATGTTTGGGCAATGGAGATGCTCACTGGATGCTatccagggctgtgggtgaggCCAGTCCAGGGGATGGGTGGCCTGATAttctgggctgctgcagatgggtcTGCATCTCCTTGGGCCCCTGAGGTGGTCAGTGCAGTGATGCGAGGCAGAGCACTAGATGtgggagaaagcagaaaactgaaatgGACACAGGCGCCCAGACACGAGGGCAGCGTGGCTTGCCCCAGTGCTTCCAGGGCTGTGCACTTCCTGCAGTGATTGCATTTCTGACCCTGCCTCCCCTCCGCAGCGCGAGTGCATCTCCGTGCACGTCGGCCAGGCCGGCGTCCAGATGGGCAACACGTGCTGGGAGCTGTACTGCCTGGAGCACGGCATCCAGCCCGACGGGCAGATGCCCAGCGACAAAACCATCGGCGGGGGGGACGACTCCTTCACCACCTTCTTCTGTGAGACTGGGGCTGGCAAGCACGTGCCACGGGCCATCTTCGTGGACCTGGAGCCCACCGTGATTGGTGAGTGCAAACTAACTGGGCTCTGATAGTGGTCATTATTTTGGGCAACAGCCCATTGCAGGACATTCCCAAGAGCGCTCTTGCTACCTTTCCCCAGATCTAGTTAGCGAATCAATTTTGCCACTCTCTCCTAGATGAGATTCGGGGAGGAGTCTACCGGCAGCTCTTCCACCCTGAACAGATGATCACTGGCAAGGAGGATGCTGCCAACAACTATGCACGTGGGCACTACACCATCGGCAAGGAGATCATTGATCAGGTGCTGGACAGGATCCGTAAGCTGGTGAGTGACTGCAGAGAGGGGATGTGTCTCCCTGGACTGGGGTGCAGCATCATTCGGGGTGGGAGCGTGGCGTGAGCTCTGCTGCACCTTGGGAGGAATCTGCAGCTACACAAAAGTCTGAAACTTCCCTCCAGCCAAGTCAGAACGTGAGGGAATGTTACTTGTCTCTCTCCACAGGCTGACCAGTGCACAGGCCTCCAGGGATTCCTGGTGTTTCGTAGTTTTGGAGGTGGCACTGGCTCTGGATTCACCTCCCTGTTGATGGAGCGACTCTCCGTTGATTATGGCAAGAAGTCCAAGCTGGAATTCTCCATCTACCCAGCACCACAAGTCTCCACTGCTGTGGTAGAGCCCTACAACTCCATTCTCACCACCCACAGTACATTGGAGCACTCGGACTGCGCTTTCATGGTGGACAACGAGGCCATCTACGACATCTGCCGCCGCAACCTGGACATCGAGCGCCCAACCTACACCAACTTGAACAGACTCATCAGCCAGGTTGTGTCATCCATCACGGCATCACTACGGTTTGATGGAGCCCTGAATGTGGATCTGACCGAGTTCCAGACCAACCTGGTGCCCTACCCTCGCATTCACTTCCCCCTGGCCACCTATGCTCCTGTGGTTTCTGCTGAGAGAGCTTATCACGAGCAGCTGTCAGTGTCAGAAATCACCAACTCGTGCTTTGAGCCGGCTAACCAGATGGTGAAGTGTGACCCTCGCCATGGCAAGTACATGGCGTGCTGCCTGCTGTACCGCGGGGACGTGGTGCCCAAGGACGTCAACGCCGCCATCGCCACCATCAAGACCAAGCGCAGCATCCAGTTTGTGGACTGGTGTCCCACGGGCTTCAAGGTGGGCATCAACTACCAGCCCCCCACGGTGGTGCCAGGGGGGGACCTGGCCAAGGTGCAGCGCGCCGTCTGCATGCTCAGCAACACCACGGCCATCGCCGAGGCCTGGGCTCGCCTGGACCACAAGTTTGACCTGATGTACGCCAAGCGCGCCTTCGTGCACTGGTACGTGGGCGAGGGCATGGAGGAAGGGGAGTTCTCCGAGGCGCGGGAAGACATGGCCGCTCTGGAGAAGGATTACGAGGAAGTGGGCCTGGACTCCTACgaggatgaagatgagggtGAGGAGTAGAGAAGCTACAGGCCTAAAAAGGACCATGCTTCCTGCCCCTATTGTCTGCAGAaaccctttgcaataaaccattTCAGATCTTCCATGTGTCCCAGTATCGCCCCAGCTGTATCGGTTTCTTGCCAGGTCTGGTGTGTGATGAGTGCTTCAGCCCTGCTACTGGTGCTGCTATGCTTCCTCCCagctcttctccagctgcagatcTCCCCTTGTGTGAGAGCCCCATAGCAGAGGGATCTGTCCAGGACACATGGCAGGCTCTAGGAAGGTGCTGGAGCACGTCCACCAAAGGGATCTGCAGGAGTGCTGCTGATGTGATAGAATTACCAAACTTAGGCATGGTGTCCTCTGTCTGGGAGTACCTctgccctcagcctgccctgctgcgccagtgctctgccttccccctgGGGCATGTGGCCCCACTCCACCCGGCCCAGATCATCTTCTGCATTTGTCCCCATTCTGAgtcctgtcactgccctgcctgctggtAAGGAATCCCAGCAtcagctcctggctccagctgcaAACTGGAGATTTCTCTTACCCATTATCCAGTGTGCTGTTTCCAGAGATTAATTTTCCCCGCTTACCACTAATGCTCCAGCTATATCGACCCACGGGGGCtgtcctcccctgccctcctcctcccagcatgCACCCGTGTCAGCTGGAGGGGAGAGTGggggccagccctggctgctggagcacagccagggactcATCCCTCTGCGCAGGGCTGCTGGCACCGCTCTGCTTGCCCGAGACTGGAGCGCCAGGCTCAGACTGAGTGGTGCCTGCTGCTGCTATGCCAGGGCAGGAGTCACTGCCCCTCAAATCAGGTGCTGCTCTGATCCACTCCTTATGTCTTGTCTGAttgaggggaaaggagggaatcTGGTCCGAGTAATTTCATTGCTGACATCTTCCTGTGTCTTCACAGACATGACTGCCACCAGAAGGATGTTGGAGTTGGAATTGTGTCCTATAGCTTTTTCTAGAAGTTATCCTGCACCTCTGACCTGGACAAGGGACCCAGTAGTGTCTCCTggcctgctgctgagcagcagagggcCATCCATCCCCATGGCCAGGGAGGGGTAGCTGTGTGACCCAAGGTCCTGGCATCAAAGACAGagccctctccctgctcaggcagcacTCAAGGCTGATGTCCAGGCATCCTCAGTAGCAGGATCAGCCCTGGCCTTGGCAGGAGTGGCTGCACTGGCCAGGGCtcaaacagagctgctgctctgaatgTAGTCACAAGTTATTAACAGCAAGCAGGCTGCAATGACCCTTTTTTGGCAGCCCAGATTTGTCATGCAGATCTGCAGCCTCGAAGGGTTGTGCAGCACTGCCTGTCTGTCCCCACCGGGAGAGAAGGGCAAACCTTGGCTGGAGCCTCCCAGAGCATCATTGGCGAAGGGAGGTTTGGGGGACAAACTGGGCTCCTGAATCTGATTCGTGTCTCTATCGtgtttctcctcctttctcctgaTCTAGAGGCCCAGGGGGACTCGGGGTCTTCCCACATCCTTGGGGGAGCTGGTAGCAGAACGGGTTAGGGACTCTTCCACCTGCTCTGCCTCCGGTGCGGGTGGCTCAGCACGGCCCGTCACCCCTGCGGGCTGGTCCCCAGGCCTCCTGCCGACAGCCACGGCCTCTGCCCCCGCCTTCCTTCGGGCAGAGAAGGGGGAGCGGCTTCGGGCCGCGCACCTCGGGGCTCCTCCGCAGCCGGGAGGACCCCGCCAGGCTCCCGCGGCCCCCGAGGGGGGACTCCCTCCCGCATGCAAGTGTACCCAAATGAGGGGGCGGGGCGGCACAAGCCCCTCCCACCTATAAGAGAGCGCTGCGGCGGGGATTGCAGCAGCCGCAGCTCCGCGCCGAGCCCCGCCGCACCGAGCCCGGGACAGCCCGCACCGCCCGCCGCAACATGGTGAgtgcgggccgggggcgggcacGGCGGCGGGGGCGCGCCCGGACCCCCGGCAGTGCCCCCGCAGCGCCGTGCCCGCTGGAGCCGCCGCGACGCGCCCCCTTCTTCCCGCCGTGACCttgggcagcgctgccggcCCCTACCCGGGGCAGCCGCGCCCCCATCGCGCTGTGCCCCCCTCCCCGCCGCCACCGGCACCGGGGCgcctgcccccccccccaccgCCACCGCCACCGGCGGCGCAGCGCGGGATGGCGCTGGGGACGCGGGGTGACCTCTCCGGCGGGCAGCGGTGGCCGCGGATGGACGGGGACAGCTGCGGAGGGCGGAGGCGCCCTCCGGGCACCGGGGGCAGGAGCGGGGCGCTCGGCGGGGCTCTCCCCGCGGCAGCGCCCGCCCATCGGGGCTGGCGGCGGGGAAAGGCTGTGGGGGTCCCGTCGCTGCAGTCCCGTCCCGCGGGCGGCTGTTAGCGGCGGAGCGGGCTGCGGACGCTCTCGGGAGCGGGCAGTGGCCGCTGCCCTCGCCCGGGGCCGCAGCTTTCTATATTTAGCGGCTCAGGAGTGGGCCGGGGCCGTGCCAGAAGGCGCAGCGCAGCGCTCTGCCCgccgcagcgctgcccgggcccTGCGGGGAACCTGCCCCGGCTCTactcccttcctccctgtggctggagctgctcttggcCCTCCCGCAGCAAGAAGGAGCCCTTGTCCTCCCCGAGTGCTGCACCGGGGCACGGACCCCATCGCGGCTAAGGGCACTGTGCAGTCGGGGGATGCAGGAGAGAATTGCTCCAGGAGCTCGAGGCTGAGTCGGGGTGTCCTGCTCAGGGAGGCAGGGATACCGGGAGCAGTCAAACAGGGATGCTAGGACTAGCAGAGGCgggtgccagggacagcagaggagggatGCTGGAGTAGCGGACCAGGCCTGCACATCCTGAATGGAGTGCATGAGGCACATCTCCAGCTCACAGCCTGCTCCTCACGGAGCACTTCTGCCAACACGGGTTTTGCAGCACAGGGTTGGGACTGTGTAGGCCAGGGAATCTGTGCTGCCTCAGAAACTGCTGCTATTCATTGCCAGCCCTTACCTGGCTGCCACCTACCACCCTTGTGTCCCCAAGGCCCCTGACCCCATGATACTGCTTAtctggctctggagcagcaggcagaggggtTTGCCCATGCTGATTGCCCCTCATGGGTTAAGTGTGTGTACCTGTCAGCTGAGCTCCTCACTGGACTGCTGTTGcacagggaaggggctgaggctgCCAGGGACCCCGGCAGAGTAgctgagccaggctctgctccccttACTGCTGGTGGACAGGCCCAGCCAGAGTCCATTGAACTGGTGGCCCCTAGCGAGGGCAGGGGCCAGAGGGATGCCAAATCTGGCTTTTGATCCAGCATGGTGCCTGTGCATGGCTGAGAGCAACAACAGCTATGGGGAGTCCCTCAGGAGGTCACCCAAAGGAAAATGTCCTCTCTGGGACCACTGACCAGAGCAGGTCCGGTATGGGTGACTGTGAGGCACTGGCACCAGCTAGAGCCCgccctggagcaggcagggcagagctgtgccaggatgCGACCCTGCCTCCCCTCCGCAGCGCGAGTGCATCTCCGTGCACGTCGGCCAGGCCGGCGTCCAGATGGGCAACACGTGCTGGGAGCTGTACTGCCTGGAGCACGGCATCCAGCCCGACGGGCAGATGCCCAGCGACAAAACCATCGGCGGGGGGGACGACTCCTTCACCACCTTCTTCTGTGAGACTGGGGCTGGCAAGCACGTGCCACGGGCCATCTTCGTGGACCTGGAGCCCACCGTGATTGGTGAGTGCAAACTAACTGGGCTCTGATAGTGGTCATTATTTTGGGCAACAGCCCACTGCAGGATGCTCCTTGGAGTTCACACAGCCTGAGGTGCCCCCAGGGGTGGGTAGCAGTCAGCTGGTGCCCGTGGTCTTCTGAAAATATCCTGCAAGGGGTTCGACCCGaggctcctttttttttccccaggagaaCCACAAACATGAGCACCTGCTTTTGTTCTTGAAGTGTCCTAGAGTCAGCGGTGCTTGTACCACATGTGCACAGAGAGAAACCAGCCCAACCGGCACGGCAGCTCTTGCTGCGCTGtgggcaggcagctcctgaaggGTGGGAGAAGCTGAGCTGCgcagggaggtggcagccaCCTCCTCATGCCAGAGAAACTTGATGCTGGTGTTGGCTCTGCTGACGTGTGGGTCCTTGGCCATGCCACGGGGGCAGGCGGAGCCAAGGTGAGGGATGGCTGCTAGCACCCACGTGTCTGCCTGGCGGCCGGCTCAAAGCAGCTGCCTCCCCTGGGCTCAACCTGCCCCTGTTCTCTCCTAGATGAGGTTCGGGGAGGAGTCTACCGGCAGCTCTTCCACCCTGAGCAGCTCATTACTGGCAAGGAGGATGCTGCCAACAACTACGCCCGTGGGCACTACACCATTGGCAAAGAGATCATTGATCAAGTGCTGGACAGGATCCGTAAGCTGGTGAGTGACTGCAGAGAGGGGCTGTATCTCCCTGGACTGGGGTGCAGCATCCTGCTGGGGCTCAGAACACACTACAGGCCATGCGGCGCCCTGAGTGGGATATGCAGCTGACCAGGGCAGGGATACACCAGGTCCTGAAGGGACTTATGGACAGCCGGACTGTCACAAGAAATGTGTCTCAGAGTAATCTCTCCTCATCTCTCTCCACAGGCTGACCAGTGCACAGGCCTCCAGGGATTCCTGGTGTTTCACAGTTTTGGAGGTGGCACTGGCTCTGGATTCACCTCCCTGTTGATGGAGCGACTCTCAGTTGATTATGGCAAGAAATCCAAACTGGAATTCTCCATCTACCCAGCACCACAAGTCTCCACTGCTGTAGTGGAGCCCTACAACTCCATTCTCACCACCCACACTACACTGGAGCACTCAGACTGTGCTTTCATGGTGGACAACGAGGCCATCTACGACATCTGCCGCCGCAACCTGGACATCGAGCGCCCAACCTACACCAACTTGAACAGACTCATCAGCCAGATTGTCTCTTCCATTACAGCGTCACTACGGTTTGATGGAGCCCTGAATGTGGATCTGACCGAGTTCCAGACCAACCTGGTCCCCTACCCTCGCATTCACTTCCCCCTGGCCACCTATGCCCCTGTCATCTCTGCAGAGAAGGCTTATCACGAGCAGCTGTCGGTTGCCGAAATCACCAACTCATGCTTTGAGCCGGCTAACCAGATGGTGAAGTGTGACCCTCGCCATGGCAAGTACATGGCGTGCTGCCTGCTGTACCGTGGGGACGTGGTGCCCAAGGACGTCAACGCCGCCATCGCCACCATCAAGACCAAGCGCAGCATCCAGTTTGTGGACTGGTGTCCCACGGGCTTCAAGGTGGGCATCAACTACCAGCCCCCCACGGTGGTGCCAGGGGGGGACCTGGCCAAGGTGCAGCGCGCCGTCTGCATGCTCAGCAACACCACGGCCATCGCCGAGGCCTGGGCTCGCCTGGACCACAAGTTTGACCTGATGTACGCCAAGCGCGCCTTCGTGCACTGGTACGTGGGCGAGGGCATGGAGGAAGGGGAGTTCTCCGAGGCGCGGGAAGACATGGCCGCTCTGGAGAAGGATTACGAGGAAGTGGGCCTGGACTCCTACGAGGATGAAGAAGAGGGTGAGGAGTAAAGAAGCCTCAGCCAAAAAAGGACCACGCTCCTTCCCTGTGTTACCTGCAaaccctttgcaataaaccgtTTCAGAGCCTCTGTGTGTCCCAGTATCGCCCCCGCTGTATCGGTTTCTTGCCAGGTCAGGTGTGTGGTGAGTGCTTCAGCCCTGCTACTGGTGCTGCTATGCTtcctcccagtgctctgctccagctccagcttgcTACCTGTGCAGGTAAGAGCCCTGGGGTCTAGTCCCTGGTGCCGTGGCACACATCCCACCCCACTCGTTGCTCCAGCCAGGGGTGGGAACTGCTTCCTCATGTGATATATGGCCCCGCGTTCTATCCTGGAGCTCAGGAGAGCAGATTTAGTCTGAGCAAGAAAAGAACGGCAGCTTTTAGGTCTTCTCCTCAAGTGCAGCCCAAGGGTAGGTGGACTTGCCTGGAAAGATAGTGGTTgaagcactgggagcagtgcagccctgcccctgtggTCACCATCCAGGGCAAGGAGTGTGCCCGGTGTCTGGTGCAGTGGGTGCACCCTGCAATGGCACCCAGCATGGCAcggaccctgcagctgctgtacTGCTGTGTGTGGTGAGAGGATTAAAGGAGGGCAATGCTCCCTGTCAAACTGCTTGTCTGCATCTCATTTTTTACCCCCTCTCTGTGGGTAGCCCACCTCCTGGTGCCCCAATGAGCCCCTCTAGCCAAGGCtcccccctgggctggggatgtTCTCAGTGTTGGGGTGGTTGTGCAGTCCCCATGCTCTGCATACCCCtaccagagcagagctgctgctcctgcctcccaaGGTCCGGCAGCTTCCCAGTCTGGGCATCTCCCTCCCTCTTCATGGGCAGCAGAGTTCTGCCTGTACCCGTGccgctgcctgcctgcctgtgcgGATCCCtatcctgcagtgcccagctctggaggCTCTGAACAGCAGTGT of Zonotrichia leucophrys gambelii isolate GWCS_2022_RI chromosome 7, RI_Zleu_2.0, whole genome shotgun sequence contains these proteins:
- the LOC135450016 gene encoding tubulin alpha-4A chain-like, producing MRECISVHVGQAGVQMGNTCWELYCLEHGIQPDGQMPSDKTIGGGDDSFTTFFCETGAGKHVPRAIFVDLEPTVIDEIRGGVYRQLFHPEQMITGKEDAANNYARGHYTIGKEIIDQVLDRIRKLADQCTGLQGFLVFRSFGGGTGSGFTSLLMERLSVDYGKKSKLEFSIYPAPQVSTAVVEPYNSILTTHSTLEHSDCAFMVDNEAIYDICRRNLDIERPTYTNLNRLISQVVSSITASLRFDGALNVDLTEFQTNLVPYPRIHFPLATYAPVVSAERAYHEQLSVSEITNSCFEPANQMVKCDPRHGKYMACCLLYRGDVVPKDVNAAIATIKTKRSIQFVDWCPTGFKVGINYQPPTVVPGGDLAKVQRAVCMLSNTTAIAEAWARLDHKFDLMYAKRAFVHWYVGEGMEEGEFSEAREDMAALEKDYEEVGLDSYEDEDEGEE
- the LOC135450015 gene encoding tubulin alpha-5 chain → MRECISVHVGQAGVQMGNTCWELYCLEHGIQPDGQMPSDKTIGGGDDSFTTFFCETGAGKHVPRAIFVDLEPTVIDEVRGGVYRQLFHPEQLITGKEDAANNYARGHYTIGKEIIDQVLDRIRKLADQCTGLQGFLVFHSFGGGTGSGFTSLLMERLSVDYGKKSKLEFSIYPAPQVSTAVVEPYNSILTTHTTLEHSDCAFMVDNEAIYDICRRNLDIERPTYTNLNRLISQIVSSITASLRFDGALNVDLTEFQTNLVPYPRIHFPLATYAPVISAEKAYHEQLSVAEITNSCFEPANQMVKCDPRHGKYMACCLLYRGDVVPKDVNAAIATIKTKRSIQFVDWCPTGFKVGINYQPPTVVPGGDLAKVQRAVCMLSNTTAIAEAWARLDHKFDLMYAKRAFVHWYVGEGMEEGEFSEAREDMAALEKDYEEVGLDSYEDEEEGEE